From the Brassica napus cultivar Da-Ae chromosome A8, Da-Ae, whole genome shotgun sequence genome, one window contains:
- the LOC106413665 gene encoding UPF0725 protein At5g63820 isoform X1, with protein MESATSEEPFSEKAYGFDLYYNDGPPTLVPSTWSKNYGIGLYGRIGLQCYNLQKGTNLKFKRLEKHSTKDTSFFSLYITLEATDPATGSVCSFQTQFGDAGRRLSLGARITWFALASRIKQIYNQPIDDVWDEDTPGINEFYKVPMPKWFSDEALEKYYVVPESELHDNDWLQLLMEVAFFSKADRCLDAYLPLELNSVVVETLEDYTTAPSEKLKADNAIFYISYKCCSDPSTPLAGDHRAVVRKTMDGKPGHMCLEVALTKEQE; from the exons ATGGAGAGTGCAACTTCCGAAGAACCGTTTTCTGAGAAGGCCTAC GGTTTTGATCTGTATTACAATGACGGTCCGCCTACATTAGTTCCGTCTACTTGGAGTAAAAACTATGGTATCGGTCTTTATGGTAGGATTGGACTCCAATGCTACAATCTTCAGAAG GGAACAAACTTAAAGTTTAAACGCTTGGAGAAACATAGTACCAAGGACACTTCCTTCTTCAGCCTCTACATAACTTTGGAGGCAACCGATCCGGCCACTGGCTCTGTCTGCTCTTTTCAGACTCAGTTTGGCGATGCAGGACGCCGCCTTTCGTTGGGGGCTAGGATTACCTGGTTTGCCTTAGCCTCCAGAATCAAAcaaatat ATAACCAGCCTATTGATGATGTATGGGACGAGGACACACCTGGAATAAATGAGTTCTACAAAGTTCCAATGCCCAAATGGTTTTCTGATGAAGCCTTGGAAAAGTATTACGTG GTGCCAGAATCAGAGCTGCATGACAATGACTGGCTTCAACTTCTCATGGAAGTCGCCTTCTTCTCCAAAGCAGATCGT tgtttggatgcttaccTACCCTTGGAGCTCAACAGTGTTGTTGTGGAAACTTTGGAAGATTACACAACAGCGCCGAGTGAGAAGCTCAAAGCTGATAACGCAATCTTCTACATTAGTTACAAGTGTTGCTCTGATCCTTCAACGCCTTTGGCCGGTGATCACCGTGCCGTAGTAAGGAAAACCATGGATGGCAAACCAGGCCACATGTGTCTTGAGGTTGCTCTTACCAAAGAACAAGAATGA
- the LOC106413666 gene encoding stem-specific protein TSJT1 isoform X1 → MLAIFHEAFAHPPEELHSPASEKCSKQPKLPEETLNSFLSRYPLNTFSMSFGKAAVLAYVRPSASFSVHQRVFCGFDDIYCLFFGSLNNLCQLNKQYGLTKTTNEAMFVIEAYRTLRDRGPYPADQVVKDLDGSFAFVVYDSKAGSVFTALGSDGGVKLFWGIAADGSVVISDDLDVIKEGCAKSFAPFPTGCMFHSEGGLMSFEHPMNKIKAMPRVDSEGVLCGANFKVDVYSRVNSIPRRGSEANWSL, encoded by the exons ATGTTGGCTATATTTCATGAGGCGTTTGCTCATCCACCGGAGGAACTCCACAGTCCAGCATCTGAGAAATGCTCTAAACAACCCAAACTTCCTGAAGAAACCTTAAACAGTTTCTTATCTCGTTACCCTCTCAACACTTTCTCTATGTCTTTTGGTAAAGCAGCTGTTCTAGCTTACGTTCGTCCCTCTGCTTCCTTCTCAGTCCACCAAAG AGTATTCTGTGGATTTGATGACATCTACTGTCTCTTCTTTGGGAGCTTGAACAATCTGTGTCAGCTAAACAAGCAATACGGTCTCACCAAGACAACGAACGAGGCCATGTTTGTGATTGAAGCTTATAGGACTCTTAGAGACAGAGGTCCTTATCCAGCTGATCAAGTCGTCAAGGATTTAGATGGTAGCTTTGCCTTTGTTGTTTATGATAGCAAAGCCGGTTCTGTCTTCACGGCTCTG GGATCTGATGGAGGAGTGAAGCTCTTTTGGGGAATAGCTGCTGATGGATCTGTTGTGATCTCAGATGATTTAGATGTTATTAAAGAGGGTTGTGCTAAATCTTTTGCTCCATTTCCTACAG GATGTATGTTCCACAGTGAAGGAGGGTTAATGAGCTTTGAGCATCCGATGAACAAGATCAAGGCGATGCCGAGAGTGGACAGCGAAGGAGTTCTGTGTGGTGCCAACTTCAAGGTGGATGTGTACTCTCGTGTTAACAGTATCCCTCGTCGAGGAAGTGAAGCTAATTGGTCTCTCTGA
- the LOC106423813 gene encoding uncharacterized protein LOC106423813 translates to MNSLKIVAEYSVINGSFSIITLDLLPKNLPPRRNLAYCFSTTAENMADFLHKAIGALSLDDEEPLVLPDSPQYRVFDENEKSLLGRLLNPECQSMERMIDYMPTAWRVQGRVRGIALSRDRFQFVFQREEDLATVLKDRPWSYNHWAMVLERWSSFPPENFLQNMSLWIRIRHIPADFFTVKTMFRLASEIGEVEEIAYDPEVSHTKDYIRAQVIFDTTKPLKATRKLSTPGKVVTIEFEYEKIHKRCFHCLRLTHEKIRCPMLRKGAQTERRVLLDPVEEVEKAQSKRIATGPVEILEGPPGFPPLFPELSKQDLKMAMQYISHSDPTERMARIERVRQGIEDNKTEASVRLTRISGDLDKGKGHVFSYTEPSFSQLLQRQTDNALVVSGIPTTSRGGEQETSSSYSSALSAPTLISTGFQLGPSLEGRASGSLSQKKTMRRRPTSWKRKVTPKASVATEDQVGTSHASSQRNTKRKSTSPLLASDNKNLKTSEPTVASSMKPLLPQ, encoded by the coding sequence ATGAATTCCCTAAAGATTGTGGCGGAATATAGCGTAATCAATGGGAGTTTCTCCATAATCACTCTTGACCTCCTTCCGAAGAATCTGCCCCCTCGCCGTAACCTTGCCTACTGCTTCAGCACCACCGCGGAGAATATGGCCGACTTTCTTCACAAAGCCATTGGAGCATTGTCTCTTGATGATGAGGAACCTCTAGTCCTCCCTGATAGCCCCCAGTACAGAGTCTTTGATGAGAATGAAAAAAGCCTATTGGGTCGTCTTCTTAATCCGGAGTGTCAGTCAATGGAAAGAATGATTGACTACATGCCAACGGCTTGGCGTGTGCAAGGGAGAGTCCGTGGAATTGCGCTGTCTCGAGACAGATTTCAATTTGTTTTCCAGCGTGAAGAGGATTTAGCGACGGTCCTAAAGGATCGCCCATGGTCGTATAACCACTGGGCAATGGTTCTAGAACGGTGGTCTTCCTTTCCCCCGGAGAACTTCCTCCAGAATATGAGCCTTTGGATTCGGATCCGACATATTCCAGCTGACTTCTTCACTGTTAAAACAATGTTTAGATTGGCCTCGGAAATTGGAGAAGTGGAGGAGATTGCCTATGACCCTGAGGTATCTCATACGAAGGACTACATCAGAGCACAAGTGATATTTGATACCACTAAGCCACTGAAAGCAACACGGAAGCTGAGCACACCAGGAAAGGTGGTCACTATTGAGTTTGAATACGAGAAGATACACAAAAGATGCTTTCATTGCTTGCGTCTAACACATGAAAAGATCCGATGCCCTATGCTGAGGAAAGGAGCTCAGACTGAACGGAGAGTGCTCCTTGATCCTGTAGAGGAAGTGGAGAAAGCCCAGAGTAAGCGTATTGCGACAGGTCCAGTTGAGATCTTGGAGGGGCCACCTGGTTTTCCACCTTTGTTCCCGGAGCTATCTAAACAAGACTTGAAGATGGCTATGCAGTATATCTCACACTCGGATCCAACAGAGAGAATGGCCAGAATTGAAAGAGTTCGGCAAGGAATTGAAGACAATAAAACAGAGGCCTCAGTGCGACTTACAAGAATCTCTGGTGATTTGGATAAAGGAAAAGGCCATGTTTTTAGTTACACAGAACCATCTTTCTCTCAGCTGCTGCAACGGCAGACTGACAATGCCCTGGTGGTCTCTGGCATACCAACAACCTCTCGTGGAGGAGAACAAGAGACATCATCTTCATACTCTTCGGCTCTATCTGCTCCAACCTTGATTTCGACGGGTTTTCAGCTCGGCCCCTCGCTGGAGGGGCGAGCCTCCGGAAGCCTGAGCCAGAAAAAAACAATGCGCCGACGGCCCACTTCCTGGAAAAGGAAAGTGACTCCAAAAGCCAGTGTTGCAACAGAGGACCAAGTGGGCACATCTCACGCATCTTCTCAACGCAACACGAAGAGGAAATCTACTTCTCCTTTGCTCGCTTCAGACAACAAAAACCTGAAAACATCAGAACCTACGGTGGCTTCCAGTATGAAGCCGCTGCTGCCCCAATGA
- the LOC106413666 gene encoding stem-specific protein TSJT1 isoform X2, producing the protein MLAIFHEAFAHPPEELHSPASEKCSKQPKLPEETLNSFLSRYPLNTFSMSFGKAAVLAYVRPSASFSVHQRVFCGFDDIYCLFFGSLNNLCQLNKQYGLTKTTNEAMFVIEAYRTLRDRGPYPADQVVKDLDGSFAFVVYDSKAGSVFTALGSDGGVKLFWGIAADGSVVISDDLDVIKEGCAKSFAPFPTGCMFHSEGGLMSFEHPMNKIKAMPRVDSEGVLCGANFKVDVYSRVNSIPRRGSEANWSL; encoded by the exons ATGTTGGCTATATTTCATGAGGCGTTTGCTCATCCACCGGAGGAACTCCACAGTCCAGCATCTGAGAAATGCTCTAAACAACCCAAACTTCCTGAAGAAACCTTAAACAGTTTCTTATCTCGTTACCCTCTCAACACTTTCTCTATGTCTTTTGGTAAAGCAGCTGTTCTAGCTTACGTTCGTCCCTCTGCTTCCTTCTCAGTCCACCAAAG AGTATTCTGTGGATTTGATGACATCTACTGTCTCTTCTTTGGGAGCTTGAACAATCTGTGTCAGCTAAACAAGCAATACGGTCTCACCAAGACAACGAACGAGGCCATGTTTGTGATTGAAGCTTATAGGACTCTTAGAGACAGAGGTCCTTATCCAGCTGATCAAGTCGTCAAGGATTTAGATGGTAGCTTTGCCTTTGTTGTTTATGATAGCAAAGCCGGTTCTGTCTTCACGGCTCTG GGATCTGATGGAGGAGTGAAGCTCTTTTGGGGAATAGCTGCTGATGGATCTGTTGTGATCTCAGATGATTTAGATGTTATTAAAGAGGGTTGTGCTAAATCTTTTGCTCCATTTCCTACAG GATGTATGTTCCACAGTGAAGGAGGGTTAATGAGCTTTGAGCATCCGATGAACAAGATCAAGGCGATGCCGAGAGTGGACAGCGAAGGAGTTCTGTGTGGTGCCAACTTCAAGGTGGATGTGTACTCTCGTGTTAACAGTATCCCTCGTCGAGGAAGTGAAGCTAATTGGTC TCTCTGA
- the LOC106413665 gene encoding UPF0725 protein At5g63820 isoform X2, with protein MESATSEEPFSEKAYGFDLYYNDGPPTLVPSTWSKNYGIGLYGRIGLQCYNLQKGTNLKFKRLEKHSTKDTSFFSLYITLEATDPATGSVCSFQTQFGDAGRRLSLGARITWFALASRIKQIYNQPIDDVWDEDTPGINEFYKVPMPKWFSDEALEKYYVVPESELHDNDWLQLLMEVAFFSKADRVLFGCLPTLGAQQCCCGNFGRLHNSAE; from the exons ATGGAGAGTGCAACTTCCGAAGAACCGTTTTCTGAGAAGGCCTAC GGTTTTGATCTGTATTACAATGACGGTCCGCCTACATTAGTTCCGTCTACTTGGAGTAAAAACTATGGTATCGGTCTTTATGGTAGGATTGGACTCCAATGCTACAATCTTCAGAAG GGAACAAACTTAAAGTTTAAACGCTTGGAGAAACATAGTACCAAGGACACTTCCTTCTTCAGCCTCTACATAACTTTGGAGGCAACCGATCCGGCCACTGGCTCTGTCTGCTCTTTTCAGACTCAGTTTGGCGATGCAGGACGCCGCCTTTCGTTGGGGGCTAGGATTACCTGGTTTGCCTTAGCCTCCAGAATCAAAcaaatat ATAACCAGCCTATTGATGATGTATGGGACGAGGACACACCTGGAATAAATGAGTTCTACAAAGTTCCAATGCCCAAATGGTTTTCTGATGAAGCCTTGGAAAAGTATTACGTG GTGCCAGAATCAGAGCTGCATGACAATGACTGGCTTCAACTTCTCATGGAAGTCGCCTTCTTCTCCAAAGCAGATCGTGTAT tgtttggatgcttaccTACCCTTGGAGCTCAACAGTGTTGTTGTGGAAACTTTGGAAGATTACACAACAGCGCCGAGTGA